A single Cucumis melo cultivar AY chromosome 4, USDA_Cmelo_AY_1.0, whole genome shotgun sequence DNA region contains:
- the LOC103503818 gene encoding probable sugar phosphate/phosphate translocator At5g25400: protein MGKGGSLSDSVLKKIILSYTYVAIWIFLSFTVIVYNKFILDKKMYDWPFPISLTMIHMGFCASLAFLLIRVFKLVEPVSMSRDLYLSSVVPIGALYSLSLWLSNSAYIYLSVSFIQMLKALMPVAVYSIGVLLKKEGFKTETMVNMLSISFGVGIAAYGEAKFDAWGVALQLGAVAFEATRLVLIQILLTSKGISLNPITSLYYVAPCCFVFLLVPWIFVEFPILKATSSFHFDFVIFGTNSFCAFALNLAVFLLVGKTSALTMNVAGVVKDWLLIAFSWSVIKDTVTPINLFGYGLAFIGVAYYNHSKLQALKAKEAQKKAAQADEESGKLLEERENDGLGKKNESED, encoded by the coding sequence ATGGGTAAAGGCGGTTCTCTCAGTGACAGTGTTCTAAAGAAGATTATTCTCTCGTACACTTATGTCGCAATATGGATCTTCCTCAGCTTCACCGTCATCGTCTACAACAAGTTTATCCTCGACAAGAAGATGTACGATTGGCCTTTTCCGATTTCCCTAACCATGATCCATATGGGTTTTTGTGCTTCTCTCGCTTTTCTCCTCATTCGCGTCTTCAAGCTTGTGGAACCAGTTTCAATGTCGAGAGATCTCTATCTATCTTCTGTTGTCCCAATCGGAGCTCTCTATTCTCTCTCTTTATGGCTTTCTAATTCCGCTTACATTTACCTCTCTGTCTCCTTCATTCAGATGCTCAAAGCTCTGATGCCGGTCGCTGTTTATTCGATCGGTGTTCTTCTTAAGAAAGAAGGTTTCAAGACGGAAACCATGGTGAATATGCTTTCGATTTCGTTTGGTGTTGGGATCGCTGCTTATGGTGAAGCCAAATTTGATGCCTGGGGTGTAGCTTTGCAACTTGGTGCCGTTGCATTCGAGGCGACTCGACTTGTTCTGATCCAGATTTTGCTTACATCTAAAGGAATTTCGTTGAATCCCATCACTTCTTTGTATTACGTTGCGCcttgttgttttgttttcttattagTGCCGTGGATCTTCGTTGAGTTCCCAATTTTGAAGGCTACATCTagttttcattttgattttgtgatttttGGCACTAATTCCTTCTGCGCATTTGCCCTAAATCTTGCTGTGTTCTTACTCGTCGGAAAAACCTCTGCCCTAACGATGAATGTTGCCGGCGTGGTTAAGGATTGGCTCTTAATCGCTTTCTCATGGTCGGTGATTAAGGATACTGTGACTCCAATCAACTTGTTTGGCTATGGATTGGCTTTCATCGGAGTTGCATATTACAATCACTCGAAACTGCAGGCGTTGAAAGCGAAAGAGGCGCAAAAGAAAGCCGCTCAGGCCGATGAAGAGTCCGGAAAATTGCTGGAGGAAAGGGAGAATGATGGATTGGGGAAGAAGAACGAATCTGAAGATTGA